The genomic region TCGGACAACGGTTGATTGTGGGCGTCGGTGATGAAGAACACGTCCTCGACCCGTTCGCCCAGGGTCGCAATCTTGGCGTTCTGCAGCGACAGGTCGAACTCGAGGAAAATCCCGCCGATCCGCGCCAACAGGCCCGGGCGATCAGGTGCGGTCAATTCCAGCACGGTCACCGGTCGCTGAGCATCGTTGTGAATCGTCACCTGCGGCGCAAAGGCGAAGTGCTTGAGCTGGCGCGGCACGCGGCGCTGGATGATCGTCGGGTAATCGTCCGGATTACGCAGGGCTTCGGTCAGACCTTCGCGGATCTGCTTGACCCGTGCCGGGTTGTCGCCGATGGATTCGCCTTCGTTGTCGAGCACGATGTAGGTGTCGAGGGTGAACTGGCTACTGGACGTGATGACACGGGCGTCGTGAATGTTCAGGTTGAGCTGATCCATCGCCGCCACGGTCACGGCGAAGAAGTCGTGCTGATCCGGTGCATAAATGAAAATCTGCGTACCGCCCTCGAACTCGCGCTGGGTGGTTTCCTTGATCAGCACCAGCGGCCCGCCATTGACGGGCTGCTGAAGAATGGCGTCGCTGTGCCAGGCGACATCGCCGGCGGTGTGGCGAAGGAAATAGTCATCACCCAGTTGCGCCCACAATTGCTCGACATCGTCCGGGTCAGTGCCGCCACGTACCAGAATGTCCAGTGCAGCGCTTTGGGTCTGGCGGATCTGCTCTTCGCGATCCACAGGGTTTTCCAGGCCACGGCGCAAGGCGCGTTTGGTCTCGGTGTAGAGCTGGCGCAACAGGCTGGCGCGCCAGGAGTTCCACAACGTCGGGTTGGTCGCGTTGATGTCGGCCACGGTCAGCACATAGAGATAGTCGAGGCGTGTTTCATCGCCAACCGCCTGAGCGAAATCGTGGATCACCTGCGGATCGGACAAATCCTTGCGCTGGGCGGTGGTCGACATCACCAAGTGGTTTTGCACCAGCCATACAATCAGCCGGCTGTCCCACACCGGCAATTGATGGCGCTGGCAGAACGCTTCGGCATCGACCGCGCCGATTTCCGAGTGATCGCCATGTCGGCCTTTACCGATGTCGTGGTACAGACCGGCCATATAGATCAGTTCGGGCTTGGGCAGTTTGGCCATGAGCTTGGCGGCCAGCGGGAATTTCTCCGAGACCTGGGTGTACTGCAACTTGCGCAGGTGCTTGATCAGGTTCAGCGTGTGCGCATCGACCGTATAAATGTGGAACAGGTCGTGCTGCATCTGCCCGACGATAAAACCGAACTCCGGCAGATAACGCCCGAGAATGCCGTAACGGTTCATCCGCCGCAGATTGCGATGGATGCCGATCTTGCACTTGAACAGTTCGATGAACAGGCTGGTGTTACGGATATCGTTGCGGAAGTTGTCGTCGATCAGGTGACGATGCTCGCGCAGCAAGCGGATGGTGTCGGCGCGCACGCCTTTGATTTCCGGTTGCTGCGCCATCAGCACGAAAATTTCCAGCATGGCGAACGGTGTACGGCGGAACACGTTGTCGTTACGTGCCTCGATGTAGCCGTCATGCAACTGGAAGCGCGAGTTGATCGGCTGCGGCGGCGCTTCGTCTTCCGGCGCGAGGATGACTTCTTCGAAGTGCTGGATGATCAGGTCGCTGAGCTGGGCAATGCTCATCACCACGCGGAAATACTGTTGCATGAAGTTTTCGACGGCCTGCTTGGCGTCGTCACCTTCAAATCCCAGCAGGCCGGCGATGGTGCGTTGATGATCGAACAGCAAGCGGTCTTCTGAGCGACCGGCGAGCATGTGCAGGGCGTAGCGCACTTTCCAGAGAAATTCCTGAGAGGAGGCGAGCAGGGCGTTTTCGCTCTCGACCAGGAAGCCTTCGCCGGCGAGGGCGCGCAGGTTCAGGGTGCCGTACTGACGCCGGGCCACCCACAGAATCGTCTGGATATCCCGCAGGCCCCCGGGCGAACCTTTGACGTTGGGTTCCAGGTTGTATTCGGTGTCGTTGTACTTGTGGTGGCGGGCCTTTTGCTCGGCACGTTTGGCCAGGAAAAACTCCTTGGCTGGCCACATGTGGGCGGTGCTGGTGACGTCAAGCATGCGCTGGCGCAGACGCTCGGGACCGCAGATGGTGCGGCTTTCCATCAGGTTGGTGACAACAGTCAGATCAGCGCGGGCTTCTTCGGCGCATTCATCGACCGAGCGCACGCTCTGGCCGACTTCCAGGCCGATGTCCCACAACAGCGTCAGAAAACGCTCGATGGAATCGCGGAAAACTTCGTGATCGGCGCTGTCCAGCAGGATCAGCAAGTCGATGTCGGAATAGGGGTGCAGCTCGCCACGGCCATAGCCGCCGACCGCGACCAGCGCGATATCGGCGTCTTCGCTCCAGTTGAACTGCTCCCAAGCCTTTTGCAGGATGTTGTCGACGAACCAGGCGCGGTCTTCGATCAGGCGGCGGATGTCACGGCCACTGCGAAAACGCGCATCAAGGACGTCGCGAGCCTGGCGGATCGCCTTCTTGAACGCTGCGATAGGACTCGCTTTCAGGGCCAGTTCAGCCTGGAACTGGCCGCGGTCGAAGAGTTCGGGATCCACCTGCGGCATCGATTGGCTTTCCTTCTATACAAGGCTGGGAGCGTTATGTGAATCAGGCCGAGATGCGTGGGATGGTGTCATCGGCGCGCAGGGTGAAGATCTCGTAGCCGGTGTCGGTGACCAGCAAAGTATGTTCCCACTGGGCCGAGAGCTTGCGGTCCTTGGTGATTGCGGTCCAGCCATCGCCCAATACCTTGGTGTCGGCCTTGCCCTGGTTGATCATCGGTTCGATGGTAAAGGTCATGCCGGCCTTCAGTTCCATGCCGGTGCCGGCGCGGCCGTAGTGCAGGATCTGCGGCTCTTCGTGGAAGACCTTGCCGATGCCGTGACCGCAGAACTCGCGAACCACCGAAAAACCGTTCTTCTCGGCGTGCTTCTGGATCACTTCGCCGATGTCGCCGAGGCGGCAGCCGGGTTTGACGATCTCGATCGCCTTGTACATGCATTCCTGAGTGATCTGCGACAGACGCTCGGCCCAGACCGGCACTTCGCCGACATGGAACATGCGGCTGGTGTCGCCGTGGTAGCCGTCTTTGATGACGGTGATGTCGATGTTCAGGGTGTCGCCGTTTTTCAGCGGCTTGTCATTCGGGATGCCATGGCAGACCACGTGGTTGATCGAGGTGCAGATCGACTTCGGGTAGCCCTTGTAGTTGAGCGGGGCAGGGATGGCTTGCTGCACATTGACGATGTAATCGTGGCAGATCTGGTTCAGCTCATCGGTGGTGACGCCCGGTTTGACATGTTCGGCAATCATTTCCAGCACATCGGCGGCCAGTTTGCCGGCGACGCGCATGCCAGCGATGTCCTCGGGAGTTTTGAGGTTGACGGTCATACAGGCTCTCTCTGCGCTCGGCGGCGCTTGCTGATACGGATAGGGTGGCCGGTGTTCGATCGGCGACCCTGAAAAACGCGATTCTAACAGACGCACGGCGCAATTCAGCGCCCGCGTGCATCGCTTCTCTCTATACAATGGTGCGTTCGGGGCCGATTCCAAGGGGGCTGCGCCCATGTCCTTGGTGCGAATACAGATTCCGGGTTCCGTTTCTGCGCACCCTGTGGTATAAAATGCGCCGCTTTCCGGGGATACCCCGAAAAGCTTAAATCCACACACGTGTCGACACGATGACCTGGGTGCTTTTGGCTTTATGCCACTGGTTGGTCATTGGGATACGTGGAGGCCAAACCCGACTTATTAAGGAACTATCATGTCCCAAGTCAATATGCGCGATATGCTGAAGGCCGGTGTGCACTTCGGTCACCAAACCCGTTACTGGAATCCGAAAATGGGTAAGTACATTTTCGGCGCGCGTAACAAGATTCACATCATCAACCTTGAAAAAACCCTGCCAATGTTCAACGAAGCTCTGACTTTCGTAGAGCGTCTGGCCCAGGGCAAAAACAAGATTCTGTTCGTCGGCACCAAGCGTTCCGCTGGCAAGATCGTTGCTGAAGAAGCAGCACGTTGCGGTTCGCCGTACGTCGATCACCGCTGGTTGGGCGGCATGCTGACCAACTTCAAAACCATTCGTGCTTCCATCAAGCGTCTGCGTGACCTTGAAGTTCAAGCCGAAGACGGTACTTTCGCCAAGCTGACCAAGAAAGAAGCGCTGATGCGCTCCCGTGATCTTGAGAAGCTGGATCGTTCGCTGGGCGGCATCAAGGACATGGGCGGTCTGCCAGACGCACTGTTCGTGATCGACGTTGACCACGAGCGCATCGCGATCACCGAAGCCAACAAGCTGGGCATCCCGGTAATCGGCGTTGTCGACACCAACAGCAGCCCGGAAGGCGTTGACTACATCATCCCAGGCAACGATGACGCAATCCGCGCTATCCAGCTGTACATGGGTTCGATGGCTGACGCAGTGATCCGTGGTCGCAACAATGTTGCTGGCGGCACTGTAGAATTCGCAGCTGAAGAAACTCAGGCTGCAGCTGAGTAATTAACGCCCTGGCGTTGACTCAGTAAGCAAAAAGGGGGCTTGGCCCCCTTTTTGCCACCTCGAAAACCATTTGTCGGCGCCCACGGCACTGTTTGTAATGTGCGGCAGCTAACAAGGGTGGTTCGGGAAGAATTGAACGCCCGTTCGATCGGGTGGAATGGTTGAAAACCTATCCAAGAGGAATTTGAAAATGGCAGCAATTACTGCAGCGTTGGTTAAAGAACTGCGCGAGCGTACCGGCGAAGGCATGATGGACTGCAAGAAAGCCCTGGAAAAGGCTGACGGCGACATCGAAAAAGCCATTGATGACATGCGTGCTTCGGGCGCGATCAAGGCTGCGAAGAAGGCTGGCAACGTTGCCGCCGAAGGCGCAATCGCAATCAAGGACGACGGTAAAGCTGCCGTTATCCTGGAAGTGAACTCGCAGACCGACTTCCTGGCTCTGCAAGACGACTTCAAGAACTTCGTTGCTGCCAGCGTTGAAAAAGCTTTCGCTGACAAGCTGACCGACGCTGCTCCGCTGATCGCTTCGCAAGAAGCTGCTCGTGAAGCGCTGGTTGCCAAAGTAGGCGAAAACGTCAACATCCGTCGTCTGGCCCGTATCGAAGCTGACGTTGTAGGTTCGTACCTGCACGGCAACAAGATCGGTGTTGTTGTGGCTCTGAAAGGCGGTGACGTCGAGCTGGCCAAAGACATCGCGATGCACGTTGCTGCAAGCAACCCTGAGTTCCTGCTGCCTTCGCAAGTTTCGGCTGAAGCGATCGAGCGTGAAAAAGCTGTGTTCCTGCAGCTGAACGAAGAGAAGATCAAAGGCAAGCCAGAAAACATTGTTGAGAACATGGTCAAAGGCCGTATCAGCAAGTTCCTGGCAGAAGCAAGCCTGGTTGAGCAAGCGTTCGTCAAGAACCCTGAAATCAAGGTTGGCGAGCTGGCCAAGAAAGGCGGCGCAGAAATCGTTTCCTTCACCTACTACAAAGTGGGCGACGGCATCGAGAAGCCAGTAGACAACTTCGCTGAAGAAGTTGCTGCCCAGCTGGCTGCCGCCAAGCAGTAAGACGGTTTTTCAACTGTCGCCGAAAGAGGCTGCCCGCTAACGCGCGCAGCCTCTTTTCAGATGGGGTTGCCAATTTTTTATTGGTTTCCACTTGGAACTGACTTACAAAGCCATGTTCCGATGGCGCTGAAGCAGCGCCAAGCTAGAGTGAACGCCAGCTGTAAACAGCTCGCAAAGAATTTTAAATACGCCGCAGGAGAGATTCGCAATGGCTCAGCAGGGCAGTGGTTATCAGGCTCGCTATAAACGCATTCTACTCAAGCTTAGCGGCGAGGCCCTGATGGGCTCGGAAGAGTTCGGGATCGATCCAAAAGTGCTGGATCGGATGGCGCTGGAAGTCGGCCAACTGGTCGGCATCGGCGTACAGGTCGGTCTGGTGATCGGCGGTGGCAACCTGTTCCGCGGCGAAGCTTTGAGCAAAGCCGGTATGGATCGGGTCACAGGCGACCACATGGGCATGCTGGCCACTGTGATGAACGCCCTGGCCATGCGCGATGCGCTGGAACGTGCCAATATCTCGGCCATCGTGATGTCGGCCATTTCCATGGTGGGTGTGACCGATCACTACGATCGCCGCAAAGCCATGCGTCACCTGAACTCCAAAGACGTCGTGATCTTCGCTGCCGGTACCGGCAACCCGTTCTTCACCACGGATTCGGCAGCCTGCCTGCGCGCAATCGAAATCGATGCCGACGTCGTGCTGAAAGCGACCAAAGTCGATGGCGTCTACACCGCTGACCCGTTCAAAGACCCGCATGCCGAGAAGTTCGATCATCTGACTTATGATGAAGTGCTGGATCGCAAGCTGGGTGTAATGGATCTGACCGCTATTTGCCTGTGCCGCGACCACAAGATGCCGTTGCGCGTATTCAACATGAACAAGCCCGGTGCCCTGCTGAACATCGTCCATGGCGGCGCTGAAGGCACCCTGATCGAGGAAGGTCAACAATGATCAACGAAATCAAGAAAGACGCTCAAGAGCGCATGCAGAAATCCCTGGACTCTCTGGCCCACGCATTTGGTCAGATTCGTACCGGCAAGGCTCACCCAAGCATTCTGGGCAGCGTGATGGTGCCGTACTACGGCGCAGACACCTCCATCACCCAAGTGGCGAACATCACCGTTAAGGACTCGCGCACCCTGCAGGTCGTTGCGTTCGAGCGCAACATGCTCGCCGCAGTCGACAAAGCAATCCAGAGCGCTGGTCTGAACCTCAACCCGACCAACCTGGGCGAGTTGCTGCTGATCTCCATGCCTGCCCTGACTGAAGAAACCCGCAAGGGCTTCACCAAGCAGGCGCGCAGTGCTGCTGAAGACGCTCGTGTTGCCGTGCGCAACATCCGTCGTGACGCCTTGGGCGAGCTGAAGAAACTGGTCAAGGACAAAGAAATCAGCGAAGACGAAGAGCGTCGTGCCGCTGCCGATATTCAGAAGCTCACCGACAAGGCCGAGGCTGATATCGACACGGCTACCAAGCAAAAAGAAGCGGATCTGATGGCCGTATAAGGTTCGAGCTTTTAATGGACAAGACCAAGCAGACTGCGCCGTCCGCGGTGCCGCGCCATGTCGCGATCATCATGGATGGCAACAATCGCTGGGCGAAAAAACGCTTTATGCCGGGTGTCGCCGGGCATAAGGCGGGCGTGGATGCTGTGCGGGCGGTGATTGAGGTGTGCGCTGAGGCCAAGGTCGAAGTGCTCACCCTGTTCGCATTTTCCAGTGAGAACTGGCAGCGCCCGGCCGATGAAGTCAGTGCCTTGATGGACCTGTTCTTCAAGGCGCTGCGTCGCGAAGCCAAGCGCCTCAATGACAACAACATCAGCCTGCGCATCATTGGCGATCGTTCACGCTTTCATCCGGAGCTTCAGGCAGCAATGCGTGAAGCTGAGGCGATGACGGCGGGTGCCAATCGTTTCATCCTGCAGATCGCCGCCAATTATGGTGGTCAGTGGGATATTGCACAGGCGGCCCAGCGTCTGGCGCGTGAAGTCCAGGCCGGGCACCTGCGCCCGGAAGACATCACTCCGGATCTGTTGCAAACCTGTCTGGCAACCGGTGATCTGCCGTTGCCGGATCTGTGCATCCGCACGGGTGGCGAGCACCGCATCAGCAACTTTCTGCTGTGGCAGCTGGCTTACGCCGAGCTGTACTTCTCCGACCTGTTCTGGCCGGACTTCAAACACGATGCCATGCGCAATGCGCTGGCCGATTTCGCTTCGCGCCAGCGTCGTTTCGGTAAAACGAGCGAACAGGTTGAAGCTGGAGCCCGGGTTTAATGCTTAAACAACGAATCATCACTGCGCTGATCCTGCTGCCGATCGCCTTGTGCGGGTTTTTCCTGCTCGAAGGTTCCGGTTTTGCGCTGTTCATCGGGCTGGTTGTCAGTCTGGGGGCGTGGGAGTGGGCGCGGCTTGCCGGCTTCACTGGTCAGGCGTTCCGGGTCGGTTATGCCGCCGTGGTCGCCCTGATGCTGTTCGTCATGTACATCCTGCCCGGCCTGGCGCCATGGGTGTTGGGTGCTTCGGTGTTGTGGTGGGCGGTGGCAACGTATCTGGTGCTGACCTATCCGCGCTCGAGCGAGCACTGGTCGAGTGCCGCGACCAAGCTGGTGATCGGTCTGTTGATCCTGTTGCCGGCGTGGCAAGGTCTGGTACAGATCAAGCAGTACCCGTTGGGTAACTGGTTGATCATGGCTGTGATGGTGCTGGTCTGGGGGGCCGATATCGGTGCCTATTTCTCGGGCCGTGCATTCGGCAAGCGCAAGCTTGCACCGCAGGTCAGTCCGGGGAAAAGCTGGGAAGGTGTTTACGGCGGTCTGGCGCTGAGTCTGGTGATCACTGCGATTGTCGGGCTGGTGCGCGACTGGACGGTTGCCGAATTGATCAAAGGCTTGATTGGCGCTGCGCTGATCGTCTTCATTTCCGTCGTCGGCGATCTCACTGAAAGCATGTTCAAGCGCCAGTCCGGTATCAAGGACAGCAGTAATCTGCTGCCGGGGCATGGTGGCATTCTTGATCGTATCGACAGTTTGACGGCGGCGATTCCAGTATTTGCAGTGTTGTTGTGGATGGCCGCACCGTGAGTCGTCCACAGCAGATTACTGTCCTCGGGGCGACCGGCTCGATCGGTCTGAGCACGCTTGATGTCATTGCTCGTCACCCGGAGCGATATCAGGTTTTCGCCTTGAGCGGCTTCACTCGCCTGAGTGAGCTGCTGGCTCTGTGCGTACGCCATGTGCCGCAATTTGCCGTGGTGCCGGAAGTTGCTGCGGCGCGCGGCTTGCAGGACGATTTGCGCGCGGCCGGTTTGCCAACCCGCGTTCTGGTAGGGGAGGAGGGGCTGTGTCAGGTTGCCTCCGCTCCGGAAGTCGACGCGGTGATGGCGGCGATCGTTGGTGCGGCAGGTCTGCGCCCGACTCTGGCGGCCGTTGAGGCTGGCAAAAAGATTCTCCTGGCCAATAAAGAGGCGCTGGTGATGTCCGGCGCCTTGTTCATGCAGGCAGTGCGTAAAAGCGGTTCGGTGCTGCTGCCGATCGATAGCGAGCACAACGCAATTTTCCAGTGCATGCCGCAGGATTTCGCCCGGGGCTTGAGCTCGGTGGGCGTACGGCGGATTTTGCTTACAGCCTCCGGTGGCCCATTCCGGCAGACACCGATGGCTGAATTGGCGCATGTTTCACCTGACCAGGCGTGTGCGCATCCGAACTGGTCCATGGGGCGCAAAATTTCTGTGGATTCGGCCAGCATGATGAACAAGGGGCTCGAGTTGATCGAAGCCTGCTGGTTGTTCGATGCCAAGCCTGCGCAGGTCGAGGTAGTGATCCATCCGCAAAGCGTGATCCATTCGCTGGTCGACTACGTCGACGGTTCGGTGCTGGCGCAATTGGGCAATCCTGATATGCGCACGCCTATTGCCAATGCGCTGGCCTGGCCTGAGCGCATCGACTCGGGCGTGGCGCCGCTGGATCTGTTCGCCATTGCGCGTCTGGACTTCGAAGCGCCGGATGAGGAGCGTTTCCCGTGCCTGCGTTTGGCCCGTCAAGCTGCCGAAGCGGGCGATAGCGCGCCGGCAATGCTCAATGCGGCCAACGAAGTGGCTGTGGCAGCGTTTCTCGACGGACGGGTTCGCTACCTTGAAATCGCGAGTATCATCGAGGAGGTTTTGAACCTCGAACCGGTGGTCGCGCTGGATGATCTCGATGCGGTGTTCACCGCCGACGCCAAGGCACGAGTTTTGGCTGAACAATGGTTGAGTCGTCACCGCTGATAAGTTTTGCAACACAATGGCTTCATGCGGCACTGAACGGGATTGCGGAGAAAGTAGATGAGCGCGCTCTATATGATTGCCGGCACCCTGATCGCCTTGGGTGTGCTGGTCACCTTTCACGAATTCGGCCACTTCTGGGTCGCGCGTCGCTGTGGCGTCAAGGTTCTGCGCTTTTCCGTAGGCTTTGGCATGCCGTTGCTGCGCTGGCACGACAAGCAGGGCACCGAGTTTGTGGTGGCCGCGATTCCGCTCGGTGGTTACGTCAAGATGCTCGATGAGCGTGAGGGCGAAGTGCCGGCCGATCAGCTGGATCAGTCTTTCAATCGCAAATCAGTTCGTCAGCGTATCGCCATTGTCGCTGCAGGTCCGATCGCCAACTTTCTGTTGGCGCTGGTGTTTTTCTGGGTGTTGGCCATGCTCGGCAGCGAGCAGGTGCGCCCGGTCATTGGTGCTGTCGAGTCCGGCAGCATCGCTGCTAAGGCCGGTTTGAATGCGGGCCAGGAAATCGTCGCTATCGATGGTGAGCCGACTTCCGGTTGGGCAGCTGTCAATTTACAACTGGTGCGGCGCCTGGGCGAAAGCGGTTCTTTGCAGTTGCTGGTCCGTGAGCAAGGCTCAAGCGTAGATACCCCGCGTGAGCTGGCGCTGGATAACTGGCTCAAAGGCGCTGATGAGCCGGACCCGATTCGCTCTCTGGGTATTCGTCCATGGCGTCCGGCCTTGCCGCCGGTGCTTGCCGAACTTGATCCGAAAGGCCCGGCCCAGGCTGCCGGTCTGAAAACCGGTGATCGCCTGTTGGCCCTTGATGGTCAGGCGCTGAATGACTGGCAGCAAGTGGTCGATACCGTTCGTACGCGTCCTGATACCAAAATCATGCTGCGCATCGAGCGTGACAGTGCTCAAATCGATGTCCCTGTGACCTTGGCTGCGCGTGGTGAAAGCAAATCGCCAAGCGGATATCTGGGCGCAGGCGTGAAAGCTGTCGACTGGCCACCGGAAATGATCCGTGAGGTCAGTTATGGGCCGTTGGCCGCGATTGGCGAGGGTGCCCGACGCACTTGGACCATGAGCATTCTGACGCTGGATTCACTCAAGAAAATGCTGTTCGGCGAGCTCTCGGTAAAAAACTTGAGTGGACCGATAACCATTGCTAAAGTGGCGGGCGCTTCTGCCCAGTCGGGCGTCGCTGATTTCCTGAATTTCCTTGCTTATCTGAGTATTAGCCTGGGGGTTCTGAATTTGCTGCCCATTCCTGTACTGGATGGGGGGCATTTGTTGTTTTATCTGATCGAGTGGGCGCGTGGTCGTCCCTTGTCGGATCGGGTGCAAGGTTGGGGGATACAGATCGGTATCAGTTTGGTGGTCGGGGTGATGTTGCTTGCTCTGGTCAACGATCTGGGTCGACTGTAACGCTTCGCTGAATTGCGAATCTGCCGCATTTTGCGGCAGTTTGTTTATTGCCAGTTGGAATAAGAAAGGACTTCATGAAACGTCTGCTGCTAACTGCGGTTCTCACCGTATTGATGATCGCCGAAGTTCACGCCGAGTCCTTCACTATCTCTGATATTCGCGTCAATGGCCTCCAGCGGGTCTCCGCGGGTAGCGTC from Pseudomonas tensinigenes harbors:
- a CDS encoding [protein-PII] uridylyltransferase codes for the protein MPQVDPELFDRGQFQAELALKASPIAAFKKAIRQARDVLDARFRSGRDIRRLIEDRAWFVDNILQKAWEQFNWSEDADIALVAVGGYGRGELHPYSDIDLLILLDSADHEVFRDSIERFLTLLWDIGLEVGQSVRSVDECAEEARADLTVVTNLMESRTICGPERLRQRMLDVTSTAHMWPAKEFFLAKRAEQKARHHKYNDTEYNLEPNVKGSPGGLRDIQTILWVARRQYGTLNLRALAGEGFLVESENALLASSQEFLWKVRYALHMLAGRSEDRLLFDHQRTIAGLLGFEGDDAKQAVENFMQQYFRVVMSIAQLSDLIIQHFEEVILAPEDEAPPQPINSRFQLHDGYIEARNDNVFRRTPFAMLEIFVLMAQQPEIKGVRADTIRLLREHRHLIDDNFRNDIRNTSLFIELFKCKIGIHRNLRRMNRYGILGRYLPEFGFIVGQMQHDLFHIYTVDAHTLNLIKHLRKLQYTQVSEKFPLAAKLMAKLPKPELIYMAGLYHDIGKGRHGDHSEIGAVDAEAFCQRHQLPVWDSRLIVWLVQNHLVMSTTAQRKDLSDPQVIHDFAQAVGDETRLDYLYVLTVADINATNPTLWNSWRASLLRQLYTETKRALRRGLENPVDREEQIRQTQSAALDILVRGGTDPDDVEQLWAQLGDDYFLRHTAGDVAWHSDAILQQPVNGGPLVLIKETTQREFEGGTQIFIYAPDQHDFFAVTVAAMDQLNLNIHDARVITSSSQFTLDTYIVLDNEGESIGDNPARVKQIREGLTEALRNPDDYPTIIQRRVPRQLKHFAFAPQVTIHNDAQRPVTVLELTAPDRPGLLARIGGIFLEFDLSLQNAKIATLGERVEDVFFITDAHNQPLSDPLLCSRLQDAIVEQLSVNQEPDIKLSRISI
- the map gene encoding type I methionyl aminopeptidase, whose translation is MTVNLKTPEDIAGMRVAGKLAADVLEMIAEHVKPGVTTDELNQICHDYIVNVQQAIPAPLNYKGYPKSICTSINHVVCHGIPNDKPLKNGDTLNIDITVIKDGYHGDTSRMFHVGEVPVWAERLSQITQECMYKAIEIVKPGCRLGDIGEVIQKHAEKNGFSVVREFCGHGIGKVFHEEPQILHYGRAGTGMELKAGMTFTIEPMINQGKADTKVLGDGWTAITKDRKLSAQWEHTLLVTDTGYEIFTLRADDTIPRISA
- the rpsB gene encoding 30S ribosomal protein S2, translated to MSQVNMRDMLKAGVHFGHQTRYWNPKMGKYIFGARNKIHIINLEKTLPMFNEALTFVERLAQGKNKILFVGTKRSAGKIVAEEAARCGSPYVDHRWLGGMLTNFKTIRASIKRLRDLEVQAEDGTFAKLTKKEALMRSRDLEKLDRSLGGIKDMGGLPDALFVIDVDHERIAITEANKLGIPVIGVVDTNSSPEGVDYIIPGNDDAIRAIQLYMGSMADAVIRGRNNVAGGTVEFAAEETQAAAE
- the tsf gene encoding translation elongation factor Ts, whose amino-acid sequence is MAAITAALVKELRERTGEGMMDCKKALEKADGDIEKAIDDMRASGAIKAAKKAGNVAAEGAIAIKDDGKAAVILEVNSQTDFLALQDDFKNFVAASVEKAFADKLTDAAPLIASQEAAREALVAKVGENVNIRRLARIEADVVGSYLHGNKIGVVVALKGGDVELAKDIAMHVAASNPEFLLPSQVSAEAIEREKAVFLQLNEEKIKGKPENIVENMVKGRISKFLAEASLVEQAFVKNPEIKVGELAKKGGAEIVSFTYYKVGDGIEKPVDNFAEEVAAQLAAAKQ
- the pyrH gene encoding UMP kinase produces the protein MAQQGSGYQARYKRILLKLSGEALMGSEEFGIDPKVLDRMALEVGQLVGIGVQVGLVIGGGNLFRGEALSKAGMDRVTGDHMGMLATVMNALAMRDALERANISAIVMSAISMVGVTDHYDRRKAMRHLNSKDVVIFAAGTGNPFFTTDSAACLRAIEIDADVVLKATKVDGVYTADPFKDPHAEKFDHLTYDEVLDRKLGVMDLTAICLCRDHKMPLRVFNMNKPGALLNIVHGGAEGTLIEEGQQ
- the frr gene encoding ribosome recycling factor, translating into MINEIKKDAQERMQKSLDSLAHAFGQIRTGKAHPSILGSVMVPYYGADTSITQVANITVKDSRTLQVVAFERNMLAAVDKAIQSAGLNLNPTNLGELLLISMPALTEETRKGFTKQARSAAEDARVAVRNIRRDALGELKKLVKDKEISEDEERRAAADIQKLTDKAEADIDTATKQKEADLMAV
- the uppS gene encoding polyprenyl diphosphate synthase — its product is MDKTKQTAPSAVPRHVAIIMDGNNRWAKKRFMPGVAGHKAGVDAVRAVIEVCAEAKVEVLTLFAFSSENWQRPADEVSALMDLFFKALRREAKRLNDNNISLRIIGDRSRFHPELQAAMREAEAMTAGANRFILQIAANYGGQWDIAQAAQRLAREVQAGHLRPEDITPDLLQTCLATGDLPLPDLCIRTGGEHRISNFLLWQLAYAELYFSDLFWPDFKHDAMRNALADFASRQRRFGKTSEQVEAGARV
- a CDS encoding phosphatidate cytidylyltransferase produces the protein MLKQRIITALILLPIALCGFFLLEGSGFALFIGLVVSLGAWEWARLAGFTGQAFRVGYAAVVALMLFVMYILPGLAPWVLGASVLWWAVATYLVLTYPRSSEHWSSAATKLVIGLLILLPAWQGLVQIKQYPLGNWLIMAVMVLVWGADIGAYFSGRAFGKRKLAPQVSPGKSWEGVYGGLALSLVITAIVGLVRDWTVAELIKGLIGAALIVFISVVGDLTESMFKRQSGIKDSSNLLPGHGGILDRIDSLTAAIPVFAVLLWMAAP
- the ispC gene encoding 1-deoxy-D-xylulose-5-phosphate reductoisomerase, which produces MSRPQQITVLGATGSIGLSTLDVIARHPERYQVFALSGFTRLSELLALCVRHVPQFAVVPEVAAARGLQDDLRAAGLPTRVLVGEEGLCQVASAPEVDAVMAAIVGAAGLRPTLAAVEAGKKILLANKEALVMSGALFMQAVRKSGSVLLPIDSEHNAIFQCMPQDFARGLSSVGVRRILLTASGGPFRQTPMAELAHVSPDQACAHPNWSMGRKISVDSASMMNKGLELIEACWLFDAKPAQVEVVIHPQSVIHSLVDYVDGSVLAQLGNPDMRTPIANALAWPERIDSGVAPLDLFAIARLDFEAPDEERFPCLRLARQAAEAGDSAPAMLNAANEVAVAAFLDGRVRYLEIASIIEEVLNLEPVVALDDLDAVFTADAKARVLAEQWLSRHR
- the rseP gene encoding sigma E protease regulator RseP, with the translated sequence MSALYMIAGTLIALGVLVTFHEFGHFWVARRCGVKVLRFSVGFGMPLLRWHDKQGTEFVVAAIPLGGYVKMLDEREGEVPADQLDQSFNRKSVRQRIAIVAAGPIANFLLALVFFWVLAMLGSEQVRPVIGAVESGSIAAKAGLNAGQEIVAIDGEPTSGWAAVNLQLVRRLGESGSLQLLVREQGSSVDTPRELALDNWLKGADEPDPIRSLGIRPWRPALPPVLAELDPKGPAQAAGLKTGDRLLALDGQALNDWQQVVDTVRTRPDTKIMLRIERDSAQIDVPVTLAARGESKSPSGYLGAGVKAVDWPPEMIREVSYGPLAAIGEGARRTWTMSILTLDSLKKMLFGELSVKNLSGPITIAKVAGASAQSGVADFLNFLAYLSISLGVLNLLPIPVLDGGHLLFYLIEWARGRPLSDRVQGWGIQIGISLVVGVMLLALVNDLGRL